Proteins from one Colias croceus chromosome 22, ilColCroc2.1 genomic window:
- the LOC123701979 gene encoding uncharacterized protein LOC123701979, with amino-acid sequence MFQKDSYSLHKYENLLKPFLLVTPDGYIVDCFGPYKATTSDADIMKSLFRDENSPLRQYFQNNDIFILDRGFRDSISLLEACSYKTYMPESLVEGEHQLTTEQANRSRCVTICRWVVEVVNGYFKRDFKIFRQDFFNKTVPHMMQMFSIAASLLNKFGVRLKNRNDAEHIINVIRERFPLNNNLIEFVTTINMNRRTSDFTSITAHSNTNILFPRLEYSEVILFALGTYQIRQASSYYSEHVRFHGGYRIEISKENINVTQYRLRGSGNNSLIRGKIKSRHISRKVYYVYILIENNVSGREAIPEYCCNCLVGRRTVGCCAHVMTLVWYLGWARHQPTISAPAAFLDAVVVREDEE; translated from the exons ATGTTCCAAAAGGATTCATACTCCTTGCATAAGTACGAAAACTTGTTAAAACCATTTTTGCTGGTGACACCAGATGGCTACATTGTAGACTGCTTTGGCCCATACAAAGCTACCACATCTGACGCAGACATAATGAAATCTCTTTTCAGAGATGAAAACTCTCCTCTCAGACAATACTTtcaaaataatgatatttttattttagacagGGGATTTAGAGATTCGATTAGTTTGTTAGAGGCTTGCAGCTATAAAACGTATATGCCGGAATCCTTGGTTGAAGGTGAGCATCAGCTCACCACCGAGCAAGCTAACAGGAGTCGATGTGTGACCATATGCCGTTGGGTCGTAGAAGTCGTTAACGGGTACTTTAAACGagactttaaaatattccggcaagatttttttaataaaacagttCCACATATGATGCAA ATGTTTTCCATAGCTGCAAgccttttaaataaattcggTGTTCGGTTAAAAAATAGGAATGATGCTGAGCACATCATAAATGTGATTAGGGAACGATTcccattaaataataacttaattgaatttgtaaccactataaatatgaatagacGAACATCCGATTTTACTAGTATTACAGCTCATTccaatactaatattttatttccccGTCTAGAATATAgtgaagttattttatttgcccTAGGAACATATCAGATCCGACAAGCAAGCTCCTATTATAGTGAACATGTCAGGTTTCACGGAGGGTATCGAATTGAAATAAGCAAAGAAAACATTAATGTAACACAGTATCGTTTGAGAGGAAGTGGAAACAATTCACTCATAAGAGGCAAAATTAAATCCAGACACATTTCGAGAAAAGttt attatgtttatatattaattgaaaataatgtgTCTGGAAGGGAAGCTATACCAGAGTATTGCTGTAATTGTTTAGTTGGTAGAAGAACGGTTGGGTGCTGTGCACATGTTATGACGCTTGTGTGGTATCTTGGGTGGGCCAGGCATCAGCCGACAATATCAGCGCCAGCAGCATTTCTCGATGCTGTAGTTGTAAGAGAGGATGAAGAATAA
- the LOC123701613 gene encoding protein FAM200B-like yields MDKWLKPGIAKGKRGASFVDSNVNTYQSNQAFDQVSSSPEGETIEKKTEITSGASCSGIGTEDTFVEQNQQNTVIPSTTDHTERQAGISSKKRKYDESYLSYGFIPIGNAENPDGKCVVCSKILLNSSLAPAKLKRHLDTNHPHLKNKNISFFERQRDVHQAGVTALQKYA; encoded by the exons ATGGATAAATGGCTAAAACCTGGGATTGCTAAGGGGAAACGTGGTGCTAGCTTTGTGGACAGTAATGTAAATACTTATCAATCTAATCAAGCTTTTGACCAAGTCTCATCTTCACCAGAAGGAGAgacaattgaaaaaaaaacggaAATTACCAGTGGTGCTAGTTGTTCA ggtATTGGTACGGAAGACACTTTTGTTGAACAAAATCAGCAAAACACAGTGATACCATCTACTACCGACCATACTGAACGTCAAGCGGGAATATCTTCAAAAAAGAGAAAATATGATGAGTCCTATCTGTCCTATGGATTTATACCGATAGGGAATGCTGAAAATCCTGATGGAAAATGTGTTGTTTGCAGCAAGATTTTGTTGAATAGCTCCCTGGCACCTGCAAAGCTTAAGCGTCACCTTGATACTAATCATCCTCacctcaaaaataaaaacattagtttttTTGAAAGACAAAGAGATGTACATCAAGCAGGTGTGACcgctttacaaaaatatgcaTAA